In the Desulfitobacterium hafniense DCB-2 genome, TTTGATGTCCCTGGCAGGAACCGTCATGCGTCCTTTCAGCACAAATATTCTCATGGAACAGCAAAAAGGAGATGCTGGCTCCATGTCCTCTATTCTCAATATGTCCTTTACTTTATTCGGCAGTTTGGGTATGGCCATCGCCTCCATCTCCTGGGGAAATATCGTAGCGGGCCTGGGAGCACTGATTGCCGTGGGTTCAGGGATTTCCATACTGGCTTGGTACGCCTTCATGAAGTCCGATATTCCTTGTGCCGGCGTCAAAGACAGTCAGTAATCTGAAGTGAATAGAGCCGGGGTGGGTAAGGTATGGTGGATCAAAACATCAGAGCCTTTCTGGGAATTGACTTTACCGAGGAAGTGAAAGATGAAATCCATGAATTGCAGCAGAACTTGAAAGGTTATGCCTTAAAAGGGCGATGGAAGGGGCGGGATAATTTTCATCTTACCTTAAAGTTTTTGGCTCAAATCTCTTTTGCTCAAAAAGCTCAGATAGATGAATCCCTGCAGAGCTTATGCCGCAAGGAAAAACCCTTTAATTTAGAGTTGAAGGGTCTGGGAGTATTCGGCGGCAAAGAATCCTGCCGGGTGCTATGGCTGGGCTTAGCCGGTGATATGCAGGATTTGAGATCCCTCCATAAAAAAGTGGATCAGGTTCTGACCCCTCTGGGCTTTCCTCCCGAAAGAAGGCCCTTTAGTCCACATATTACTCTGGGACAGGATATTGTGTTTGCAGGCGGTTTTGAGGAAATCCAGGCAAAGGTCGGAGGTTTTGAGTTCACTCCAACTCATGTAGAAAGGATTCACCTCTTTAAAAGTGAGCAAGTTCAGTTCAAAAGAATCTATACAAAGCTCGCGGATTATTCCCTGGGTTAATGAATCGTTGAGTTGTTATCAATATCGCCATATGCATGCAAAAGGAGCCGCGACAGCAGTTGTTGCAGCTCCTTTATTCATATCTCACAGGGGTGCGCCCTGAAGAGTCTATTGTTTGAGCATATCTTTCAGTATGGTTTCCAAGGTACTCTTCTTCAAGGGTCCCCGGTACCCGGTTACAATATATCCTTCCCCATCGATGAACAGGGTGGTGGGAATGGTGGAAACCCCATAGACAGAGGCGGCTTGATGGTTTTTATCCAGATAAATAGGGAAATCATACCCCTCTTTATCCACAAAGGCTTGGCCGGATTCTTCGGTTTCCCGCTGGCCGTCTACCAGATCCACCATCAGAAAGGCTACATCATCCTTATATTGGGCATAAACTTCGTTAAAATGGGGCATTTCCTCACGGCAGGGAGGGCACCAGGAGGCCCAGAAATTCAAGACCACAGGCTTCCCGCGAAAGTCGGATAATCTATGTTCGGTACCGTCGGTCCCATAGACAGTGAAATTGGGCGCTTCTGTTTTCTTTTCTTCCTGTGCAGCAGGATCTGCGGACTGGGCATCCGGCTTATCCTGGCCCTGAGTCATCGGCTCCTGAGTGGGGCCATAGTTTTCAGACAAAGAGGAGTAGGCCGTATAGGCGATCCCCAGGAACAGGACAAAGGCAATGATGCCCAGAATTAATTTGGTTTTACTATTCATAATTACCCTCCCAGGATTAGTTTGATAGTTATCTTTCGTTTAATTTTTAAAAGGTGAGCAGGGTTAAGAAATACCCCATCATCCCTGTAGCCATTAATACTCCCACCAGGACTAAAAGTCCTCCTGAGATAAGATTAATAATTCGGTAGTTCCTCTTAATAAAGTCTAAGGTTGATTTCAGGCGTTCAATGAGCAGAGCGCTGGCCACGAAGGGAATTCCTAATCCTAAGGAAAAACACAGCAGCATGAATATCCCCTTGAGGCTTTCCCCTTCGCTGGCAGCGAGCATTAAGGCGGAGCCTAAAAATGCTCCCACACAGGGAGTCCAGCCAATGGAGAAAATGATGCCGAACAGCAAAGAGGAGAAAAAGCCTAAGTTTACTACCTTCATATTGACTTGCCGGTTGGTATTGAGGAAGGGAATGCGGATCACTCCCATAAAATTCAGGCCAAATAACACCACGATAAGCCCTGTAACAAGATTTATCACTTGATTGTAGTCGCGCAAAAAACTGCCCACAGTACCGGCAAAAGCTCCCAAAGCAACAAAAACCAGAGTGAATCCGAGGACAAAGCCAAGAGCATTGGTCAGGGTTCTTATTTTTTTATCATTGGCCCCCTGTCCGGCAAAATAGGAAATATAAATGGGCAACATGGGAAGCAGGCAAGGAGAGATAAAGGTAATGACTCCCTCCAGGAACAACAAAAGATACTGCACGTGATCATCCTTTCCAAAAATAATATTTCAAGACTTAAAAGTATGGGTTCAGCTCTAAAAGCATAGTCAAGACCCAAAGGTATCTAAAAGTGAAAACTGAATTGAGTTCCTTGACCGGGTTGGCTGTCCACAGTGATCTGAATCCTGTGCCGGTGGGCGATTTGTTTGGCAATAGCCAATCCCAGGCCGGTTCCCGTTTTGTTTTCCACAGCTGAGGATTTATAAAAACGGTCAAAGATATGGGGTAAATTCTCGGGAGGGATACCGGGTCCTTTGTCCCGGATGGCTACCGTATTATTGGCAAAAGTGATCCATACCTCCTCTTCAGCTGGAGAGAACTTGATGGCGTTATCCAGGATAATCAGGAACATTTGCCGGAGGCGCACATAATCGCCCTGGATAGAACAGAGAGGAGCTTCCGGCTCGATGTCTGTTTTTAACAGGATCCCTTTGCCGCAGGCGATATTCTGAGCACTGCGGAGGACATCCCTGAGCAAATCCCCAAGGCTGGTGTTTTCCATTTCTATCTTAAAATCGGGATTTTGCAAACGGGTTAAATCCATAAGATCGTTGACCAAGTGCTGCAAAAAGATGCTTTCCTTGAGCATCTGCCGATGGTAGGCCTTGATCTGATCCGGCTCGCTGATGACTTCGTCACAGAGGGCTTCCAAAGAACCCCGAATGACGGTTACAGGGGTCCGGAGCTCGTGGGAGATATTGGCGATGAAATCGCGGCGCTGCTGTTCCAAACGGTCACTTTCATGACTGGCTGACTCCAGGCGTTCACTGAGAATATCGATGGCCGAAGCCAGTTCTCCGATTTCATCTTCTTGCTGAACCCCGGTCTTGGCCAGGTAATCTCCCTTAGCCAGTTGGAGGGTGGAGTTTTTCATGCGGTTCAAAGGTTTGGTAAAAGTATATGCCAGGACAATGGAAAGGAGAAGGGATAAGAGGAGAGCGACGGTGATACTCATGGCCAGAATCCCTGCCCCCTGCTGCAGCGCTTCCTTGGTTCCCTGGATAGGGGAATGGAGAAGCAAGGCACCGACCACTTTTTCCCCGGCTTTGATGGGGGCTCCCACAGTCAAGGTCGGGGTATTGAGAAGGGAACTGAAGCCTTCGCTGAATGTGGTGTTGCCCTGAAACACTTCTTTGACGACCTGGTCGGCGTCCGCCGGTAAATCGGCATAGTTGATCTGGCGGTTGG is a window encoding:
- the thpR gene encoding RNA 2',3'-cyclic phosphodiesterase, producing MVDQNIRAFLGIDFTEEVKDEIHELQQNLKGYALKGRWKGRDNFHLTLKFLAQISFAQKAQIDESLQSLCRKEKPFNLELKGLGVFGGKESCRVLWLGLAGDMQDLRSLHKKVDQVLTPLGFPPERRPFSPHITLGQDIVFAGGFEEIQAKVGGFEFTPTHVERIHLFKSEQVQFKRIYTKLADYSLG
- a CDS encoding TlpA family protein disulfide reductase, which encodes MNSKTKLILGIIAFVLFLGIAYTAYSSLSENYGPTQEPMTQGQDKPDAQSADPAAQEEKKTEAPNFTVYGTDGTEHRLSDFRGKPVVLNFWASWCPPCREEMPHFNEVYAQYKDDVAFLMVDLVDGQRETEESGQAFVDKEGYDFPIYLDKNHQAASVYGVSTIPTTLFIDGEGYIVTGYRGPLKKSTLETILKDMLKQ
- a CDS encoding cytochrome c biogenesis CcdA family protein: MQYLLLFLEGVITFISPCLLPMLPIYISYFAGQGANDKKIRTLTNALGFVLGFTLVFVALGAFAGTVGSFLRDYNQVINLVTGLIVVLFGLNFMGVIRIPFLNTNRQVNMKVVNLGFFSSLLFGIIFSIGWTPCVGAFLGSALMLAASEGESLKGIFMLLCFSLGLGIPFVASALLIERLKSTLDFIKRNYRIINLISGGLLVLVGVLMATGMMGYFLTLLTF
- a CDS encoding HAMP domain-containing sensor histidine kinase, yielding MKNKIALKLTLYFSLSLLLFSLIIGSVFMTLFKNQTVQLHKVDMEKRATSIAGTLSTLISNSNAAATQGNEAGGTNGMNSANRMGGMMHGMGMGGMGGMMYGMGGYSSYLQFLDEIAMADVWLVDETLQLMTIGHMTNRQINYADLPADADQVVKEVFQGNTTFSEGFSSLLNTPTLTVGAPIKAGEKVVGALLLHSPIQGTKEALQQGAGILAMSITVALLLSLLLSIVLAYTFTKPLNRMKNSTLQLAKGDYLAKTGVQQEDEIGELASAIDILSERLESASHESDRLEQQRRDFIANISHELRTPVTVIRGSLEALCDEVISEPDQIKAYHRQMLKESIFLQHLVNDLMDLTRLQNPDFKIEMENTSLGDLLRDVLRSAQNIACGKGILLKTDIEPEAPLCSIQGDYVRLRQMFLIILDNAIKFSPAEEEVWITFANNTVAIRDKGPGIPPENLPHIFDRFYKSSAVENKTGTGLGLAIAKQIAHRHRIQITVDSQPGQGTQFSFHF